ACCGCAAGGTGGTCGAAGTCGGCCGCGCCTTCCGCCTGTCCGGCTTCCAGATGGTGCGCCGTATCCTGCTGCCGGCCGTTCTGCCGTCTTATGTCGTGGCGCTGCGTTCTGGCCTTGGCCTCGGCTGGATGTTCGTTGTCGCCGCCGAATTCATGGGCGCCTCGGAAGGCCTCGGCTTCCTGCTGGTCGACGGCCAGCAGCTCGGCAAGCCGGCGCAGATCGTCGCCGCCATTGTCGCCTTCGCGGTGCTCGGCAAGATCACCGACTGGTTGATCGTCGGCTTGACCGCGCCCCTATTGCGCTGGGAAGACCGCGCCCGGCACACGGAGGCCTGAGGCGATGTTGCAGCTCGAAGGCGTCGGCAAGACCTATCCGAATGGCGCGCATGCGCTTGAGGGCGTCAGCTTCGCCGTTCAACCCGGCGAGATCGTCGCCATTGTCGGCGGCTCCGGATGCGGCAAGTCGACCATGCTGCGCGCCATCGCCGGCCTCGACACGCCGAGCCGCGGCCGCGTCGTGCTCGATGGCGCCGCCGTGACGGCGCCGCACGAAAAGATCGGCATCGTATTCCAGGAGCCGCGCCTGCTGCCGTGGCTGAGCGTCGCCGACAATATCGGCTTCGGCCTCGAGCATCTGCCGAAGGCCGAGCGTGTCGCCCGCGTCGGCGAGGCGCTCAAGCGCGTCGGCCTCGCCGACAAGGCGCGGGCCTGGCCGCGCGAATTGTCCGGCGGCCAGGCGCAGCGCGTGGCCATCGCCCGGGCGCTGGTGCCGAGGCCCGAGGTGCTGCTGCTCGACGAACCGTTCTCGGCGCTCGACGCCTTCACCCGCGCAGACCTCCAGGAGCATCTGCTCGACCTCTGGGCCGACCTGCGTCCGACGCTCATTCTGGTGACGCACGACGTCGAGGAGGCCGTCGTGCTCGCGGATCGCATTTACGTGATGAAGCCGCGTCCGGGGCGTCTGTTCGAGGAAATCGCGACCGGCCTGGCCCGGCCGCGTGACCGCCAGTCGGCCCGCTTCGAGACGGTAAAAAAGCAGGTCCTTGCCGCGCTGGACCGCTCGCTGGCGCGCAAGCCCCACGAAAAAGAGGATGAGGCGCCGGCCGGCGCGGGCATGTGGTGGTGAGCCGCCCCTCTTTTCGGCACATGAGCTTATCCGAAATCCGGGTCCCACTTTCCGGGATCATGGGCTATGGTCCCGGGCCAAAATGCCATCCGGGAGAGAAACGACATGCGTATGTTCCAGGTCTGCACCTGCGGGCAGCCCCTTCAACTGAATGAAAAGCCGACGCCTGAACCCAAGGGCACCGAGGTGCTCCTGAAGATCAAGGCATCCGGCGTCTGCCACAGCGACCTCCATATCTGGGACGGCTATTACGAACTCGGCGGCGGCAAGCGCATGCAGCTCCTGGAGCGCGGCATCAAGCTGCCGCTCACCATGGGCCACGAGAATGTCGGCGAAGTCGTCGCCGTCGGCCCGGACGCCAAGGGCGTCAAGGTCGGCGAAATCAAGCTCGCCAATCCCTGGATCGGCTGCGGCCAGTGCATGGTCTGCCGGCGCGGCGAAGAGAACCTCTGCAAGACGCCGAAGAACCTCGGCGTGTTCTCGGACGGCGGCTATGCCAGCCATCTCGTCGTGCCGCATCCGCGCCATTTGTTCGACATCGGCAATCTCACCCCGGTGCAAGCGGCGCCGCTGGCCTGTTCCGGCGTTACGGCGTTCAGCGCACTGAAGAAGGTGAGCGATACCCTCAAGGACGAACCGGTCGTGATCATGGGCGCCGGCGGCCTCGGCCTGATGGCGATCGCCTTGCACAAGGCAATGGGCGGCAAGAGCGTGATCATGGTCGACATCGACCCGGTCAAACGCGAAGCCGCGCTGAAAGCCGGCGCGGTGGCGGCGATCGACGGCCGCGCGCCGGATGCCGCCAAGCAAATCATCGATGCCACCAATGGCGGCGCCTGGGCGGTCATTGATTTCGTCGGCTCGTCGGATACGGTGAAGCTCTCGATCGACGGTCTCATTACCAAGGGCGGCAAGATCGTCATCGTCGGCCTGTTCGGCGGCGACATCACCATCTCGACGCCGTTCTTCCCAATGCGTGCCATGACCATCCAAGGCTCCTATGTCGGCTCGCTGCCGGACATGAAGGAGCTGCTCGAACTGGTCAGCCGCACCGGCGCGCCGCCGGTGCCGATCCGCGAGCGTCCGCTCGACGAGGTGCAGCAGGCGCTCGACGATCTCAAGGCCGGCAAGGTGGTCGGTCGCGTCGTGCTGACGACGGCTTAAGGAAACAACGACGATGGACGCCAATGAACTGCGCGCCATGCAGGCGCCGATCAAGGACAAGTACAAGAGCGATGCCGCTTCGGCGATGATCACGCTGAAGGCGAAAGGCACGCTCGACGACACCAATATCGCTTGCAAGGTGGAGACCGGCCGCGCACTTGCGGTCGCCGGCCTGCATCCGGCAACGGGCGGCTCCGGGCTGGAGCTGTGCTCGGGCGATATGCTGCTCGAAGCGCTCGTTGCCTGCGCCGGCGTCACCGTGAAGGCGGTGGCAACCGCGCTCGAGATTCCGTTGAAATCTGGGAGCGTTTCGGCCGAAGGCGATCTCGATTTCCGCGGCACGCTCGGTGTCGCCAAGGATGCGCCGGTCGGCTTTGCCCAGATTCGCCTGCGCTTCGATCTCGACACCGACGCGCCGCAGGAAAAGCTCGATCAGCTCCTCAAGCTCACCGAGCGCTATTGCGTGGTCTACCAGACCATCAAGAGCGGCCCGCCGGTCGATGTGACGGTGGCGCGGGCGTAACGAATGCGTCGTCCCCGCGAAAGCGGGGACCCATACCCACAGATTCCTCGATAGCACACGGCGTATGGGTCCCGGGTCTCGCATTCGCTCGCCCGGGACGACATCAAGGCAGACAATGTCTCCCGATCTTTACTTCGCGCTGACGCTGGTGGTACGCATGGCCGTTACTGCCGCGTTTCTCATCGCGGCGACGGTGACGGCGGAGCGGGCAGGGCCTCTGATCGGCGGCCTTGTGGCGACGCTGCCGATCAGCGCCGGGCCGATCTATATTTTTCTGGCTATCGATCACGACGCGCATTTCATCGGTGCCAGCGCGCTCGGCAGCATGTTCTCGAACGCGGTCAACATCTTCTTTGCGCTGACCTACTGCTTGCTGGCGCAGCGGCGATCGCTGATCGTCAGCCTTGCCGGCGCATTCCTGATGTGGGGCCTGTTGATCTGGCTGGGCAATCGGCTGCAACTCGGATTTTGGAGTACGATTGCGGTCAATATCGTTGCCGTCGGCATTGCGCTGGCGGTGCAGAAAATGCTGCCGCACATCCAGTTTCCGCGCATGCGGACTTATTGGTACGACTATCTGCTGCGCGCCGGGCTCGTGGCTGTGCTGGTCGGCGTCGTTGTCACGCTGAGCTATCATATCGGCCCGGCCGCAAGCGGCAATCTCGCGGTGTTTCCCATTGTGCTCTCGAGCATCGCCATCATTCTGCATCCCCGTGTCGGCGGGCGAGCGACGGCGACGGTGCTGGCGCACTCGGCGGTCGGCCTCGGCGGCTTCGGCCTCGCGATGCTGGCGTTGCATTTGACGGCCGAGCCGCTCGGTTCGGTCTGGGCGATGGGCCTGACCCTGGCCGTTTCCGTCGCCGTCAATTTGCTGATCTTCTTCATCCGCCGTCAGGCCAAAGCCGCATGAGCGCCACGCTGCTCCCGTCGATGTTCTGGTTCGGCCTCGCGCTCAAGATTGTCATGACGGCGAGCATCGTCGTGATCGCCTCGGTGGTGGTTGAGCGTTCGGGGCCGTTTATCGGTGCGCTGATCGCGGCGCTGCCGACCGCCGGCGGCGCGGCCATGATTATCCTCGCCGTCGAGCACGACGCGCATTTCATTGCCCAGAGCGTCATCGGCAGCATGGTCGCCAACGCGGTGGTGCCGCTCTCCGCGTTGACGTTTGCGGTGCTGGCGCCGCGTCACCGGCTGCTGCCCAGCCTCGGCGGCGCTCTGCTGGTCTGGCTG
The Pseudolabrys sp. FHR47 genome window above contains:
- a CDS encoding OsmC family protein, with protein sequence MDANELRAMQAPIKDKYKSDAASAMITLKAKGTLDDTNIACKVETGRALAVAGLHPATGGSGLELCSGDMLLEALVACAGVTVKAVATALEIPLKSGSVSAEGDLDFRGTLGVAKDAPVGFAQIRLRFDLDTDAPQEKLDQLLKLTERYCVVYQTIKSGPPVDVTVARA
- a CDS encoding ABC transporter ATP-binding protein is translated as MLQLEGVGKTYPNGAHALEGVSFAVQPGEIVAIVGGSGCGKSTMLRAIAGLDTPSRGRVVLDGAAVTAPHEKIGIVFQEPRLLPWLSVADNIGFGLEHLPKAERVARVGEALKRVGLADKARAWPRELSGGQAQRVAIARALVPRPEVLLLDEPFSALDAFTRADLQEHLLDLWADLRPTLILVTHDVEEAVVLADRIYVMKPRPGRLFEEIATGLARPRDRQSARFETVKKQVLAALDRSLARKPHEKEDEAPAGAGMWW
- a CDS encoding alcohol dehydrogenase, which translates into the protein MRMFQVCTCGQPLQLNEKPTPEPKGTEVLLKIKASGVCHSDLHIWDGYYELGGGKRMQLLERGIKLPLTMGHENVGEVVAVGPDAKGVKVGEIKLANPWIGCGQCMVCRRGEENLCKTPKNLGVFSDGGYASHLVVPHPRHLFDIGNLTPVQAAPLACSGVTAFSALKKVSDTLKDEPVVIMGAGGLGLMAIALHKAMGGKSVIMVDIDPVKREAALKAGAVAAIDGRAPDAAKQIIDATNGGAWAVIDFVGSSDTVKLSIDGLITKGGKIVIVGLFGGDITISTPFFPMRAMTIQGSYVGSLPDMKELLELVSRTGAPPVPIRERPLDEVQQALDDLKAGKVVGRVVLTTA